The following proteins come from a genomic window of Tepidiforma thermophila:
- a CDS encoding peptidoglycan DD-metalloendopeptidase family protein — translation MALALVAVVSATRFPARSSASAQAPVPQFAFSGVAGAAQRPGQAVFRPAATTQTLGSVVAVASRTEALDARAVGGVSPVHSLSAGVTAAAATSGEVGAGIKPLADIIDPRSPIVEYETQAGDTVSGVAAKFGISMQTLLDNNPTVRNPNLLPKGLILIVPRKDGILHKVAYGETVDSIVQQYDNITAAQVVEYKPNNITDPNNLEAGKVLLLVGAKIKPPPPPPPPPQRPSQPGTPAGPSAGDAPAPSSGGIFKNFPLAAWRGISDPFGTPRGGSSYHTGIDLDLYGFGPSPLFAVCDGVVSRTEYLTYSYGYYVVIDCGGGWSTLYAHMSQIDVVPGQSVSAGQTIGLTGLTGFTTGHHLHFEIRYNGGFVDPALYLNF, via the coding sequence GTGGCGCTGGCCCTCGTCGCCGTCGTTTCGGCCACGCGATTCCCGGCCCGCTCCTCGGCATCGGCACAGGCACCGGTTCCCCAGTTCGCATTTTCCGGCGTTGCAGGTGCGGCGCAGCGCCCGGGCCAGGCCGTGTTCCGGCCGGCAGCAACCACGCAGACGCTCGGCTCGGTGGTGGCGGTGGCATCCCGCACGGAGGCGCTGGACGCGCGGGCGGTGGGCGGCGTTTCGCCGGTGCATTCGCTTTCGGCAGGAGTGACAGCGGCAGCGGCGACCTCGGGCGAGGTCGGCGCGGGCATCAAGCCGCTGGCGGACATCATCGACCCGCGGAGCCCGATTGTGGAGTACGAGACGCAGGCGGGCGACACGGTCTCGGGTGTAGCTGCGAAGTTCGGGATTTCGATGCAGACGCTGCTGGACAACAACCCGACGGTGCGGAATCCGAATCTGCTGCCGAAAGGGCTCATCCTGATCGTGCCGCGGAAGGACGGCATCCTGCACAAGGTGGCGTACGGCGAGACGGTCGATTCGATCGTGCAGCAGTACGACAACATCACTGCGGCGCAGGTGGTCGAGTACAAGCCGAACAACATTACGGACCCGAACAACCTGGAGGCGGGCAAGGTGCTGCTCCTGGTGGGGGCGAAGATCAAGCCTCCGCCACCGCCTCCGCCGCCGCCGCAGCGGCCCTCGCAGCCGGGCACGCCGGCGGGACCCTCGGCGGGGGATGCACCTGCGCCGAGCTCGGGCGGGATCTTTAAGAACTTCCCGCTGGCGGCCTGGCGCGGCATCAGCGATCCGTTCGGGACGCCGCGGGGCGGCTCCTCGTACCACACCGGCATCGACCTTGACCTGTACGGGTTCGGCCCCTCGCCGCTGTTCGCGGTGTGCGACGGCGTGGTCAGCCGGACGGAGTACCTGACGTACAGCTACGGCTACTACGTGGTCATCGACTGCGGCGGCGGGTGGTCGACCCTGTACGCCCACATGAGCCAGATCGACGTGGTGCCGGGGCAGTCGGTGAGCGCCGGGCAGACGATCGGCCTGACGGGGCTGACGGGCTTCACGACGGGCCACCACCTGCACTTCGAAATCCGGTACAACGGCGGCTTCGTCGACCCCGCGCTCTACCTGAACTTCTAG
- the rho gene encoding transcription termination factor Rho, with product MGLEDVYALRKSDLIFRLLQAQAEARGNVFSGGFLEVSDDGNYGFLRGPSMLPGPNDIYVSQSQLRRFALRPGDYVTGQVRHPKDNEKFYGLLKVEAVNGMDPETAKRRPHFENLTAIFPYQQLKLETTPDNLTHRIIDLIAPIGRGQRGLIVSPPKAGKTMLLKNIANGISTNYPDVHLMVLLIGERPEEVTDMQRSVRGEVVSSTFDEPVEDHTRVAEMALERAKRLVEGGKDVVILLDSITRLTRAYNLALPPSGRTLSGGVDPIALYPPKRLFGAARKCEEGGSLTILATCLVDTGSRMDEVVFEEFKGTGNMELRLDRRLAERRYYPAIDIQASGTRREELLLDEKTLKGVWLVRRMTAMISQNSPNQLEATERLLERLARTNNNEEFLASLKSDL from the coding sequence ATGGGCCTCGAGGATGTGTACGCGCTGCGGAAGAGCGACCTGATCTTCCGGCTGCTGCAGGCGCAGGCGGAGGCCCGGGGCAATGTCTTCAGCGGCGGCTTCCTGGAAGTGAGCGACGACGGGAACTATGGGTTCCTGCGCGGGCCTTCGATGCTTCCGGGGCCGAACGACATCTACGTGTCGCAGTCGCAGCTGCGGCGGTTTGCGCTGCGGCCGGGCGATTACGTGACCGGGCAGGTTCGGCACCCGAAGGACAATGAGAAGTTCTACGGGCTGCTGAAGGTGGAAGCGGTGAACGGGATGGACCCGGAGACGGCGAAGCGGCGCCCGCACTTCGAGAACCTGACGGCGATCTTCCCGTACCAGCAGCTGAAGCTGGAGACGACGCCGGACAACCTGACGCACCGGATCATCGACCTGATCGCGCCGATCGGGCGCGGACAGCGCGGGCTGATCGTTTCGCCGCCGAAGGCCGGCAAGACGATGCTGCTGAAGAACATCGCGAACGGCATCTCCACGAACTACCCGGACGTGCACCTGATGGTGCTGCTCATCGGCGAGCGGCCCGAAGAGGTGACGGACATGCAGCGGAGCGTCCGCGGCGAGGTGGTGAGCTCGACCTTCGACGAGCCGGTGGAGGACCACACCCGGGTGGCGGAGATGGCGCTGGAGCGGGCGAAGCGGCTGGTGGAAGGCGGGAAGGACGTGGTGATCCTGCTGGATTCGATCACGCGGCTGACGCGGGCGTACAACCTGGCGCTGCCGCCGAGCGGCCGGACGCTCTCGGGCGGCGTGGACCCGATCGCGCTCTATCCGCCGAAGCGGCTGTTCGGCGCGGCGCGGAAGTGCGAGGAGGGCGGCTCGCTGACGATCCTCGCGACCTGCCTGGTGGACACCGGCTCGCGGATGGACGAGGTGGTGTTCGAGGAGTTCAAGGGCACGGGCAACATGGAGCTGCGGCTGGATCGGCGGCTGGCGGAGCGGCGGTACTACCCGGCGATCGATATCCAGGCCTCGGGCACGCGGCGGGAGGAGCTGCTGCTCGACGAGAAAACGCTCAAGGGCGTCTGGCTCGTGCGGCGGATGACCGCTATGATTTCGCAGAACTCGCCGAACCAGCTCGAGGCGACCGAGAGGCTGCTCGAGCGGCTCGCGAGGACCAACAACAACGAGGAGTTTCTCGCCAGCCTGAAGTCGGACCTGTAA
- a CDS encoding alpha/beta fold hydrolase gives MPYVPTRDIITYYEEAGSGEPLVLIRGLGSDLQAWAPQVPLLAKHFRVITYDNRGAGRTGAPDRPYSIAGMADDLAALLTELKVEKAHVLGYSMGGMIAQEFALRHPGRLEKLILLATTAKPDGYVRAVVQSFITVRRTNISREGFVRTLAPYLYTAELFDDEERYERAILASVQNPYAQQDHAFIRQAQAILAHDTSGRLGSIKAPTLVVTNREDILIPPRHGEALAKGIPGAQHRSLDGAHAGVTEYPVEHCTAFAEFLGAAVTA, from the coding sequence ATGCCGTACGTTCCCACGCGCGACATCATCACGTACTACGAGGAGGCGGGTTCGGGTGAGCCGCTGGTGCTCATCCGGGGTCTCGGGAGCGACTTGCAGGCGTGGGCGCCGCAGGTGCCGCTGCTGGCGAAGCACTTTCGCGTGATTACGTACGACAACCGCGGCGCGGGGCGCACGGGTGCGCCGGATCGGCCGTACAGCATCGCGGGGATGGCGGATGACCTTGCGGCGCTGCTGACGGAGCTGAAGGTCGAGAAGGCGCACGTGCTCGGCTATTCGATGGGCGGGATGATCGCGCAGGAGTTTGCGCTGCGGCACCCGGGACGGCTGGAGAAGCTGATCCTGCTGGCGACGACGGCGAAGCCTGACGGCTATGTGCGGGCGGTGGTCCAGTCGTTCATCACGGTGCGGCGGACGAATATTTCGCGCGAGGGGTTCGTGCGGACGCTGGCGCCGTACCTGTACACGGCGGAGCTGTTCGACGACGAGGAGCGGTACGAGCGGGCGATCCTCGCGAGCGTGCAGAACCCGTACGCGCAGCAGGACCATGCGTTCATCCGGCAGGCGCAGGCGATCCTGGCACACGATACGAGCGGGCGGCTGGGGAGCATCAAGGCGCCGACGCTGGTGGTGACGAACCGGGAGGACATCCTGATCCCGCCGCGGCACGGTGAGGCGCTGGCGAAGGGGATCCCGGGGGCGCAGCACCGCTCGCTCGACGGGGCGCATGCGGGGGTGACGGAGTACCCGGTGGAGCACTGCACGGCGTTTGCGGAGTTCCTCGGTGCGGCCGTGACGGCCTGA
- a CDS encoding alpha/beta fold hydrolase, giving the protein MPWLERPGARIFYDLHGPAGAPLLVFAHGLGGNHLSWWQQVPAFAREFRCLVFAHRGFAPSTQDAPEPGARAFADDLAALIDAAAPGQPVRLVAQSMGGWTCLAYALANPGRVRALVMCDTHGGFWSPETAAAWAAKPPGLEADLFARGIHPAAGERMAREQPELHFLYRGIDALAEGLDKDALRRQLGELWTIAPAAVATLDLPVLCISGEEDIVIPPAAVEAFARALPRGEFVTVPAAGHSVYFERAAAFNELVLGFLRRTA; this is encoded by the coding sequence ATGCCATGGCTCGAACGCCCCGGCGCACGCATCTTCTACGACCTCCACGGCCCCGCCGGGGCGCCCCTCCTCGTCTTCGCCCACGGCCTCGGCGGCAACCACCTCTCCTGGTGGCAGCAGGTGCCCGCCTTCGCCCGCGAGTTCCGCTGCCTGGTCTTCGCCCACCGCGGCTTCGCACCCTCGACCCAGGACGCGCCCGAACCCGGTGCCCGCGCCTTCGCCGATGACCTCGCCGCGCTCATCGACGCCGCCGCCCCCGGGCAGCCCGTCCGCCTCGTCGCCCAGTCGATGGGCGGCTGGACCTGCCTCGCCTACGCCCTCGCCAACCCCGGCCGGGTCCGCGCGCTCGTCATGTGCGACACCCACGGCGGCTTCTGGTCGCCCGAAACGGCCGCTGCGTGGGCCGCGAAACCCCCGGGCCTCGAGGCCGACCTCTTCGCCCGCGGCATCCACCCCGCCGCCGGCGAACGGATGGCCCGCGAACAGCCCGAACTCCATTTCCTCTACCGCGGGATCGATGCCCTCGCCGAAGGCCTCGATAAGGACGCCCTCCGCCGCCAGCTCGGCGAACTCTGGACCATTGCCCCCGCCGCCGTCGCCACCCTCGACCTCCCCGTCCTCTGTATCTCCGGTGAAGAAGACATCGTCATCCCGCCCGCCGCCGTCGAAGCCTTCGCCCGCGCGCTGCCCCGCGGCGAATTCGTCACCGTCCCGGCCGCCGGCCACTCCGTCTACTTCGAGCGCGCCGCCGCCTTCAACGAACTCGTCCTCGGCTTCCTTCGCCGCACCGCCTGA
- a CDS encoding PPOX class F420-dependent oxidoreductase, with translation MIGTPEQDALLRQLRWAVVTTLRADGSPSSSVVFYAVDGDTIIFSTTADRLKARTLARDPRIAVTALDEGPPHRFVTVEGRAVIERDDIVPGHVLVNRAMRRDPAWEPPAGFEERLRRDGRVIIRIYPQRVSGVTARG, from the coding sequence GTGATTGGTACACCCGAACAGGACGCCCTCCTCCGCCAGCTCCGCTGGGCTGTCGTCACCACCCTCCGCGCCGATGGCTCGCCCTCCAGCTCCGTCGTCTTCTACGCCGTCGACGGCGACACCATCATCTTCAGCACCACCGCCGACCGCCTCAAAGCCCGCACCCTCGCCCGCGACCCCCGCATCGCCGTCACCGCCCTCGATGAGGGTCCGCCTCACCGCTTCGTCACCGTCGAAGGCCGCGCCGTCATCGAACGCGACGACATCGTCCCCGGTCACGTCCTCGTCAACCGCGCCATGCGCCGGGACCCCGCATGGGAGCCCCCGGCGGGCTTCGAAGAACGCCTCCGCCGCGACGGCCGCGTCATCATCCGCATCTACCCCCAGCGCGTCTCCGGCGTCACCGCCCGCGGCTGA